From a single bacterium genomic region:
- the aspS gene encoding aspartate--tRNA ligase: MQFTQRTHTCGALRAENIGETVTLNGWVDGRRDLGGMIFIDLRDRYGLSQVVFAPQHNKEVHERAHELRSEYVLSITGTVQARPDGMANAEMPTGEIEVIVDSFEILNAAEITPFEIEDEVEAHEDLRLRYRYLDLRRGVLQKHLLLRHKLYQIVHRYFDDQDFIEIETPVLMKSTPEGARDYLVPSRVHEGKFYALPQSPQTYKQLLMVAGFDRYVQIVKCFRDEDLRADRQPEFTQIDLEMSFIRPEDVYRLIEGFVQRVLKDTVGVDLPLPIPVLDYYEALERYGSDKPDLRFDMELVTLNDVLQGAEFKVFSGALGAGGIVSGINVKGQAEAFSRKKLDEVTDRAKALGMGGLVWMKAAEGSLTSPIAKFLDESQLSGIREALGAEDGDLLLIVADANKRLALEALGTLRVELARELGLIQSGVHKLLWVVDFPLFQWDDETQRYYAEHHPFTSPKPDDIPLLDSDPGAARADCYDLVWNGNEVGSGSIRIHDSTLQAKIFSVLGLSDEEISEKFGFLINAFKYGAPPHGGMAMGLDRIVTILAGIGSIRDVIAFPKTNSALSLMDGSPSPASEAQLKELHISLRK, translated from the coding sequence ATGCAGTTTACACAACGAACGCACACCTGCGGCGCGCTGCGCGCGGAGAACATCGGCGAAACGGTCACACTCAATGGCTGGGTGGACGGCAGACGGGATCTCGGTGGAATGATTTTCATCGATCTGCGTGACCGCTACGGACTTTCCCAGGTGGTATTCGCTCCGCAGCATAACAAGGAAGTTCATGAACGTGCGCATGAATTGCGTTCCGAGTACGTGCTGTCGATTACCGGCACGGTGCAGGCGCGTCCCGATGGCATGGCAAACGCCGAGATGCCCACCGGCGAAATCGAGGTGATCGTCGATTCCTTTGAAATTCTGAACGCGGCGGAGATTACGCCTTTCGAGATCGAGGACGAGGTCGAGGCACATGAGGATCTCCGCCTGCGATACCGCTATCTCGATTTGCGCCGTGGCGTACTGCAGAAACATCTGTTGCTGCGGCACAAGCTCTATCAGATTGTACACCGCTATTTCGACGACCAGGATTTCATCGAGATTGAAACCCCCGTGCTGATGAAAAGCACACCGGAAGGTGCGCGCGACTACCTGGTGCCGAGCCGCGTGCATGAAGGAAAATTCTACGCGCTCCCGCAGTCACCGCAGACCTACAAGCAGCTGCTGATGGTCGCGGGCTTCGATCGTTACGTGCAGATCGTCAAGTGTTTCAGGGATGAAGATCTTCGCGCCGACCGCCAGCCTGAATTCACGCAGATAGATCTGGAGATGTCCTTCATTCGTCCCGAAGACGTCTACCGTCTTATCGAGGGCTTCGTGCAGCGTGTCCTGAAAGACACCGTTGGTGTCGACCTTCCGCTGCCCATCCCGGTGTTGGATTATTACGAGGCTCTTGAGCGCTATGGATCAGACAAGCCCGATCTGCGTTTCGATATGGAGCTCGTGACGCTCAATGACGTGCTGCAGGGTGCGGAGTTCAAGGTCTTCAGCGGAGCGCTCGGCGCCGGCGGTATCGTATCGGGTATCAATGTCAAAGGACAGGCGGAGGCGTTCAGCCGCAAGAAACTCGACGAGGTGACCGATCGCGCGAAAGCGCTGGGTATGGGCGGACTCGTCTGGATGAAGGCGGCCGAGGGGTCGCTCACGAGTCCCATTGCAAAATTCCTCGACGAGTCGCAGCTCAGCGGTATCCGGGAAGCGCTCGGTGCTGAAGACGGCGACTTGCTGCTGATCGTGGCCGATGCGAACAAACGTCTCGCGCTGGAGGCGCTCGGCACGCTGCGCGTCGAACTGGCGCGCGAACTCGGACTGATACAGTCCGGCGTGCACAAGCTGCTCTGGGTCGTGGATTTCCCGCTCTTTCAGTGGGATGACGAGACACAGCGCTATTACGCGGAGCATCACCCGTTCACCTCGCCCAAGCCGGATGACATCCCGTTGCTCGACAGTGATCCCGGCGCGGCGCGGGCAGATTGTTATGATCTCGTATGGAACGGGAATGAAGTCGGCAGCGGCAGCATTCGTATTCACGACAGCACCCTGCAGGCGAAGATCTTCTCGGTGCTCGGACTCTCGGACGAAGAGATTTCGGAAAAATTCGGTTTCCTCATCAACGCGTTCAAGTACGGTGCACCACCGCATGGTGGAATGGCCATGGGACTCGACCGCATCGTCACCATCCTCGCCGGCATCGGCTCGATTCGTGACGTCATCGCCTTCCCGAAAACGAACAGCGCACTGTCGCTGATGGACGGTTCGCCGTCCCCCGCTTCGGAAGCGCAGCTGAAGGAATTGCACATCAGCCTGAGGAAGTAA
- a CDS encoding dihydroorotate dehydrogenase-like protein — translation MDLTTTYMGLQLKNPLVPSASPLSRDLDNIKRLEDAGASAIVMYSLFEEQIEHEQLELDHFLAQGAESYQEAISYFPEAEDYNLGPDEYLEHIRSAKAATNIPIIGSLNGVSAGGWLEYAKKIQDAGADGLELNVYYIPTDTRFSAEEIENIYVEDLTRIKAAVNIPVAMKLSPYFTTMASMAKKLDGAGADALVMFNRFYQPDFDLEELEVVPTVNLSNSTENRLPLRWIAILHGHIRASMAATTGIHTAQDALKMLMAGADVTMLCSALLEKGPEHLGTVLNDLQQWMEEKEYDSVTQMKGSMSQRSVAEPAAFERANYMKALNSWKVTI, via the coding sequence ATGGATCTTACCACCACCTACATGGGACTGCAGCTGAAAAACCCGCTGGTCCCTTCGGCTTCGCCGCTGTCGCGCGACCTCGACAATATCAAACGTCTGGAAGACGCCGGCGCATCGGCCATCGTGATGTACTCACTTTTCGAAGAACAGATCGAGCACGAGCAGCTCGAGCTTGACCACTTCCTCGCCCAGGGCGCGGAAAGTTACCAGGAAGCAATCAGCTACTTCCCGGAAGCAGAAGACTATAACCTCGGTCCCGACGAGTACCTCGAGCATATTCGCTCGGCAAAAGCCGCGACGAATATCCCCATCATCGGCAGCCTCAACGGCGTATCCGCCGGTGGCTGGCTTGAGTACGCGAAGAAAATTCAGGACGCAGGTGCTGATGGACTCGAACTGAACGTCTACTATATCCCAACCGATACACGTTTCAGCGCCGAAGAAATTGAAAACATCTACGTCGAAGACCTCACCCGCATCAAGGCGGCTGTGAATATTCCCGTCGCCATGAAACTCAGTCCCTACTTCACGACCATGGCGAGCATGGCGAAAAAACTGGATGGAGCCGGAGCTGACGCACTCGTCATGTTCAATCGCTTCTACCAGCCCGACTTCGATCTCGAAGAGCTGGAAGTCGTTCCGACGGTCAATCTCAGCAACTCGACCGAGAACCGCCTCCCGCTACGGTGGATCGCCATCCTCCACGGACATATCCGTGCAAGCATGGCTGCCACCACCGGCATCCACACTGCGCAGGATGCGCTGAAAATGCTCATGGCAGGCGCCGACGTCACCATGCTCTGCTCCGCCCTGCTCGAAAAGGGTCCTGAGCATCTCGGTACCGTCCTCAACGACCTCCAGCAGTGGATGGAAGAAAAGGAATACGACTCCGTCACCCAGATGAAAGGCAGCATGAGCCAGCGCTCCGTCGCCGAACCCGCCGCTTTTGAACGCGCAAACTACATGAAAGCGCTCAATAGCTGGAAAGTCACCATCTGA
- the nifJ gene encoding pyruvate:ferredoxin (flavodoxin) oxidoreductase — translation MSNRKKVTIDGNEAAAFVAHKTNEVCAIYPITPSSNMGEWADAWSSQNRPNIWGTVPVVSELQSEGGASGAVHGALQAGSLTTTFTASQGLLLMIPNMYKIAGELTSTVFHVSARSVAAQALSIFGDHSDVMAVRQTGFALLSSNSVQEVMDFALIAQAATLKSRVPFVHFFDGFRISHEVMKIEELTNEDMFAMLPDDLIVEHRARALSPERPVIRGTAQNPDVFFQARETVNPYYNVCADIVQETMDRFGEVVGRKYNLFDYVGAPDAERVVIMMGSGAGAAEETVEYLTAQGEKVGLLKVRLFRPFSVKHFINSLPATVKSIAVLDRTKEPGAAGEPLYQDVHTALAEAMTEGTLPMDRYPKVAGGRYGLSSKEFTPAMVKSVFDNLMQDKPKNHFTVGIKEDVTNSSLDFDPKFNIEPDDVFRGMFYGLGADGTVGANKNSIKIIGEGTDNFAQGYFVYDSKKSGSMTTSHLRFGPRPINSTYLISSAKFVACHQFVFLEKFDMLSHIVEGGTFLLNSPYGPNEVWDKMPRKVQQQIIDKKLSFHVIDGYKVAEATGMGARVNTIMQTCFFAISGILPKDEAIAKIKEAIKKTYGSKGDKIVQMNFNAVDQTLENLHEVKVPAEASSSIEMPPVVSDKAPEFVRDVTSMMIAGHGDDIPTSALPVDGTFPTATTMWEKRNIALEIPEWDIDTCIQCNKCAMVCPHATIRIKVFDEKELENAPENFKYTDAKGKEYKGLKYSIQVAPEDCTGCALCVEVCPAKNKSEVRLKAINMVPQPPIREQERENWDFFLNIPEFDRTTCRVDTIKGSQLLQPLFEFSGACSGCGETPYVKLTSQLFGDRMIVANATGCSSIYGGNLPTTPWAVNADGQGPAWSNSLFEDNAEFGFGFRLTIDKQNQFARELLMRMAGDVGEDLARGLLDADQSTEAGILEQRKRVTALKDKLAGLSTPEAKRLLSVADFLIKRSVWIMGGDGWAYDIGYGGLDHVLASGKNVNVLVMDTEVYSNTGGQMSKATPIGAVAKFAAGGKPIAKKDLGLMAMSYGTVYVAQVAMGANDAQTLRAFLEAEAYDGPSLIIAYSHCIAHGIDMSKGMEHQKTLVESGLWPLYRYNPDLVAEGKNPFKLDSKPPKISVKDFITTETRFNMLFKSKPDEAARLLGMAQEHVNNRQKYYQQLETLYENISVPAQEAAEDTAAE, via the coding sequence ATGAGTAACCGGAAAAAAGTGACGATTGACGGCAACGAAGCCGCCGCGTTCGTCGCGCACAAGACCAACGAAGTATGTGCTATCTACCCGATTACGCCCAGTTCGAACATGGGTGAATGGGCGGATGCCTGGTCTTCACAGAACAGGCCGAATATCTGGGGCACCGTACCGGTGGTCTCCGAATTGCAGAGCGAAGGCGGCGCATCCGGCGCCGTGCATGGTGCACTGCAGGCGGGATCACTGACGACGACGTTCACCGCGTCGCAGGGACTGCTCCTGATGATCCCCAATATGTATAAAATCGCCGGCGAGCTGACCTCGACGGTGTTTCACGTCTCCGCCCGCTCGGTTGCCGCGCAGGCGCTGTCGATTTTCGGCGACCACAGCGACGTCATGGCCGTACGCCAGACCGGTTTCGCCCTGCTCTCCTCGAACTCCGTGCAGGAAGTGATGGATTTCGCCCTGATCGCGCAGGCCGCGACGCTGAAATCGCGTGTTCCTTTCGTGCATTTCTTCGACGGTTTCCGCATCTCGCATGAAGTGATGAAAATCGAAGAGCTGACGAATGAGGATATGTTCGCCATGCTGCCCGACGATCTGATCGTAGAGCATCGCGCACGCGCCCTCTCTCCCGAACGTCCCGTGATCCGAGGTACCGCGCAGAATCCTGACGTCTTCTTCCAGGCCCGCGAGACCGTGAATCCTTACTACAATGTCTGCGCCGACATCGTGCAGGAGACCATGGATCGCTTCGGTGAAGTGGTTGGCCGCAAGTACAATCTCTTCGATTACGTCGGTGCTCCCGACGCAGAACGCGTCGTGATCATGATGGGATCCGGTGCCGGTGCGGCAGAGGAAACCGTCGAGTACCTGACCGCACAGGGTGAGAAAGTTGGTCTGCTCAAAGTCCGTCTCTTCCGTCCCTTCTCCGTCAAGCACTTCATCAATTCCCTGCCTGCGACGGTGAAGTCCATTGCCGTGCTCGACCGCACGAAGGAACCCGGCGCAGCCGGCGAGCCGCTGTATCAGGACGTCCACACCGCACTCGCAGAGGCGATGACGGAAGGCACACTGCCGATGGACCGTTACCCGAAGGTCGCCGGTGGACGTTATGGACTTTCCTCCAAGGAATTCACTCCGGCGATGGTCAAGAGCGTCTTCGACAACCTGATGCAGGACAAGCCGAAGAACCACTTCACCGTTGGTATCAAGGAAGACGTGACCAACTCGAGTCTCGATTTCGATCCGAAGTTCAACATCGAACCCGACGATGTGTTCCGCGGGATGTTTTACGGACTCGGTGCTGACGGCACGGTCGGTGCGAACAAGAACTCGATCAAAATCATCGGTGAGGGCACGGACAACTTTGCACAGGGCTACTTCGTGTACGATTCGAAGAAGTCCGGTTCGATGACGACGTCGCATCTGCGCTTCGGGCCGCGTCCCATCAACAGCACCTATCTGATCAGCTCGGCAAAATTCGTCGCCTGCCATCAGTTTGTCTTCCTCGAGAAATTCGACATGCTTTCGCACATCGTCGAGGGCGGAACGTTCCTGCTCAACTCGCCGTACGGACCGAACGAGGTGTGGGACAAGATGCCGCGCAAGGTGCAGCAGCAGATCATTGACAAGAAGCTGAGCTTCCACGTCATCGACGGCTACAAGGTCGCCGAGGCGACGGGAATGGGCGCCCGCGTGAACACCATCATGCAGACCTGCTTCTTTGCGATCTCCGGCATCCTTCCGAAGGATGAGGCCATCGCAAAAATCAAGGAAGCCATCAAGAAGACTTACGGCAGCAAGGGCGACAAGATCGTCCAGATGAACTTCAACGCGGTGGATCAGACGCTCGAGAACCTGCATGAAGTCAAGGTCCCGGCCGAGGCCAGCAGCAGCATCGAGATGCCGCCTGTGGTTTCCGACAAGGCACCGGAATTCGTACGCGACGTCACGTCGATGATGATTGCCGGACACGGCGATGACATCCCGACCAGCGCCCTGCCGGTGGATGGCACGTTCCCGACCGCGACAACGATGTGGGAGAAGCGCAACATCGCACTCGAAATCCCGGAATGGGATATCGACACCTGCATCCAGTGCAACAAATGCGCCATGGTCTGTCCCCACGCGACCATCCGTATCAAAGTCTTCGATGAGAAGGAACTCGAGAACGCCCCCGAGAACTTCAAGTACACCGATGCCAAGGGCAAGGAGTACAAGGGACTCAAGTACAGCATCCAGGTTGCACCGGAAGATTGCACGGGCTGCGCGCTCTGCGTCGAGGTGTGTCCCGCCAAGAACAAGTCGGAAGTGCGCCTGAAAGCCATCAACATGGTTCCGCAACCGCCGATCCGCGAGCAGGAACGCGAGAACTGGGACTTCTTCCTGAACATCCCGGAATTCGACCGCACCACCTGCCGCGTCGATACCATCAAGGGTTCACAGCTGCTGCAGCCGCTGTTTGAATTCTCGGGTGCCTGCTCGGGCTGCGGCGAGACTCCGTATGTCAAGCTCACCAGCCAGCTTTTCGGCGACCGCATGATCGTCGCCAACGCCACGGGCTGTTCTTCGATTTATGGCGGCAACCTTCCAACCACCCCGTGGGCCGTCAATGCCGACGGTCAGGGTCCCGCCTGGTCGAACTCCCTGTTTGAAGACAACGCCGAATTCGGCTTCGGCTTCCGCCTCACCATCGACAAGCAGAATCAGTTCGCACGCGAACTGCTGATGCGCATGGCAGGCGATGTCGGTGAAGATCTTGCGCGCGGACTCCTCGACGCTGACCAGTCCACCGAGGCAGGCATTCTCGAACAGCGCAAGCGCGTCACCGCACTGAAAGACAAGCTGGCCGGACTCAGCACGCCGGAAGCCAAGCGCCTTCTCTCCGTGGCCGACTTCCTGATCAAGCGCAGTGTGTGGATCATGGGCGGTGACGGCTGGGCGTATGACATTGGTTATGGCGGACTCGATCACGTGCTCGCCTCCGGTAAGAATGTCAACGTGCTGGTCATGGATACCGAAGTGTACTCAAACACCGGTGGACAGATGTCGAAGGCCACACCGATCGGTGCCGTTGCAAAATTCGCCGCCGGCGGCAAGCCCATTGCGAAAAAGGACCTCGGACTGATGGCCATGAGCTACGGTACGGTGTATGTCGCACAGGTCGCCATGGGCGCCAATGATGCCCAGACCCTTCGCGCCTTCCTCGAAGCCGAAGCCTACGACGGTCCTTCCCTCATCATCGCCTACAGCCACTGCATCGCGCACGGTATTGACATGTCCAAGGGCATGGAGCATCAGAAAACCCTTGTCGAATCGGGTCTCTGGCCGCTGTACCGCTACAATCCGGATCTCGTCGCCGAAGGCAAAAATCCCTTCAAGCTCGACTCCAAGCCGCCGAAAATTTCGGTCAAGGACTTCATCACGACCGAAACGCGTTTCAATATGCTCTTCAAGAGCAAGCCTGACGAGGCAGCCCGCCTGCTCGGCATGGCGCAGGAGCATGTCAACAATCGGCAGAAATACTACCAGCAGCTCGAGACGCTGTATGAGAATATCAGCGTCCCTGCACAGGAAGCAGCCGAAGACACGGCAGCGGAATAA
- a CDS encoding SET domain-containing protein-lysine N-methyltransferase gives MVRKSPVHGYGAFAAKKIRKGTRVAEYLGERISDDEATRRYNDSGDKPHVLLFSIEDDVVLDAAVGGSDAQYINHSCDPNCESEIIDGRAFIIALRSIKEGEELNYDYHLDYDGKQTKEVKAKFACRCGAPNCRGTMLEPPPEKKRGKKGKKKSSGKAGKKKQSRKKG, from the coding sequence ATCGTACGCAAATCTCCCGTTCACGGCTACGGCGCCTTTGCCGCAAAAAAAATACGCAAGGGTACACGCGTGGCCGAGTATCTCGGTGAACGCATTTCGGATGACGAAGCGACCAGACGCTACAACGACAGTGGGGATAAGCCGCATGTCCTGCTGTTCTCCATAGAAGACGATGTCGTGCTCGACGCCGCCGTGGGTGGAAGCGATGCGCAGTATATCAACCACAGCTGCGATCCGAACTGTGAATCGGAGATTATCGACGGACGCGCATTCATCATCGCGCTCCGTTCCATCAAAGAAGGGGAGGAGTTGAATTACGACTATCACCTCGACTACGACGGGAAACAGACCAAAGAGGTGAAGGCGAAATTTGCCTGCCGTTGCGGTGCACCGAACTGCCGTGGGACGATGCTCGAGCCACCACCGGAAAAGAAACGCGGGAAAAAAGGCAAGAAGAAAAGCAGCGGAAAGGCCGGGAAGAAGAAACAGAGCAGGAAAAAGGGATAA